DNA from Denticeps clupeoides chromosome 7, fDenClu1.1, whole genome shotgun sequence:
ttttcaagtACTATAGTGAGATGAGAGTTGAGGCCTCAGacgtttttctgccgttcgtGGCGCGTTTTTCATCAGCGTTTGGGCGGCTGTGAATTCGGATGGCGTCtaataaacgctgcatgcaacgTTTTTTTCTTGCCATAAATTTCTACCAGAATAGAAATAGAAACAATGGAcagttctctctgctgcgatcaacaccgagagaatgaggaggagcttcgtcccgcaggctatacgagcttcaacaacactaatacactccagcactttcactttcaagcaCTTCgggactcaatcccccccagaatcctttttttgtttttacttttcactttatacttcactcatttgcacaccttcaccctacctgttacacattttgttttaggTTGGAcattaaagtgtaatatttggttatgtttgcaatatttgcatattggttaattgttacttgcaatatttgcaatattgatgtctagcagtcgctaaagcattttactacatatcataccgtgtatgactgtgtacgtgacaaattaaatttgaatttgattacgTTTTTAAACAGTGACGTGCGAAAGCCAGTGGAACTCCAATCGAACACGGCTCCGAAGCACAGAAAAACGCGTATAGCGTTCAGAGGGCATTCATTACGGTTTTTATTTCCCTAGAGTGTACGTACGCTGcgaggaaaaataaataataatctctCTCCAGGTTAAACCAGCAGCAGGTCTCTGATCTGCGCTCTCAGGTTGAGGAGCTTCAGAAGGCCCTGCAGGAACAGGGCAGCAAGACCGAGGACGTGAGTCCAGATCAGCACAACGGCACATATTTATACAGACCCTTCAAATGGTGGCTCCACCCGCCACGTCACCAGACACGCCCACTCCGCTCACTTCAGTGCCAACGGTCCAGGACGCGCCGTGCCGCCACTGTGTACCCTCTGACCCACCATCTACACCGCTCTCTCACTCTGAACCAATCACACGCCTCCATTTTATCCAATCATATCGCAAATCGCACGAACGCGTATCCATGCACGCTATGTATCTCAAGTCTTATTCCCAAAATTCATACATGGTGATGATCGATTGTTTTCTCCAGAACGGTGTCTCCTGACCAGTCCTACCAGCATCTTACGAATTATTCTAGAAACCGGCTGTCCTAGCGCCGGTACAGATGGCTGTAGGACGGGTTGGCTCTCACTCTTCAGATGGGCATGATGGGAtttgtttttgctgtgtgtgtgacctttaACCCACGTTTGCCGTGGAGATCAGAATTAACTCTCGCTTCCTCTCCCCGCCTCCGGCCGCCGCCCGCGTCTCAGGCCATTGTAAGTAcggccccgcccgcccgcccttGTTTTCGATTTTGTGTCTTGCCTACACAACCGTGCTCTCTTTTCCTGCTGCCACAGTCGTCTTTACTgaagaagaagctggaggagcacCTGTGAGTACCTGCTCGTTGgggaggtgaggtgaggtggtgTTGGATGCTGGAGATCTGACCCCTGGTGTCTCGCAGGGAGAAGCTCCATGAGGCTCATTCGGACCtccagaggaagagggaggtgaTTGATGACCTGGAGCCCGGTGTGGACAGCAACAGTAAGCCCCGCCCGGCCGCCAGCTATGGGTCCTACTGTGAAATACGTGGCCTGTTACGACCGTCTCCTGATTCTTCACAGTGGCTAAGAAGATCGATGAGTTGCAGGAGATCCTCCGAAGGAAAGACGAGGACATGAGGATGATGGAGAACCGATACAAGCGTTACGTGGAGAAGGCCAGAACGGTAAGATGAATCTGTTTACACCAAGCGCTCAGCAACTCTGTCctcatgtgtgtgttaatcACACAGGTGATCGAGACCCTTGACCCCAAACAGAAGCCCCACGCTGTCTCCCCAGAAGTCCAAGCTCTGAAGAACCAGCTAACTGAGAAGGATCGCAAGATCCAGTACCTGCAGGTAAGATGGAGGCCACTGAAGAACCCTGATGAAGATCGCCTGCCGGACTACTCTGGCTTTACCCTCTGGTCCCTGTGTCTCTGCAGCAGGACTTTGAAAAGTCCAGGTCCAGGCAAGACCAGGAGGAGAAGCTCATCATCAGTGCCTGGTACAACATGGTGCGTCCCTGTCCTTTTAAATGACATCATCTTCTCACAAACCCCCCCTTCCTCCTACTTCCACAGCACGTATTACGTGTTAAAAATGGACGTCCCTCTCTGCCGTGTGCTCTGCAGGGTATGGCCCTCCATCAGAAGGTGGCGAGCGAGCGCTCCGGCCCGTCCGGCCCGGCCATGTCCTTCCTGGCCCAGCAGAGGCAGAGCACCCAGGCCAGGCGCGGCCTGAACCCCCGCCTCCAGCCCCGATAGCGCCCCGAAGTGCCTCCACGCTCTGCAGACCTTCTGAAGATGAGCTCTGAGCCACGGTGACGGTTGCTGCTGATGTCCGAAGCGCGTCCAGCTTACACGTTCCTCTGTAAAAGGACGGATGGAAACCCGCTTCATTGCCTGAAATCTCCTCTCGATGCTACCTTTTTATCTtcctttatcatttttattcatccttTTTAGTTGAACGTTTCAGAAACGTTAGAGGtaacgtttttttattttaacctcCATAATTACAGGGTATAGAGGGCAACACTAACGTGACGCGACTGTTTTAGTTTCTCTTAGaattttacttctgattttatcagttttttggtgtCATTAATTGCAACATGTAGGAACGTTCTGGTTTCGTCTTGGATTTTATTCGACCTCACTGCTTGTAGAGGACGGTGAAGCACTTTGTCCTCCTCAGAGCAAAAGCACACTTCTCACGCTAGTGCCCATTTTGGCTGTGATTTGACCTTGTACAGGTCACGATGAATTTCTATTTTTGTACAGGACGAATAGTCAGTACGAATGTTCTTACTCATGAAGTGTCCCGGGCGGGAGACGTTCTTCATTTTTATAACGTCCCAGACCTCACGGGATTTAAGGAGCTCCTTTTGGATtagactggggaaaaaaaacgctgcTATTGTCCCAGGATGAGATGAGCCAGGCTTCGTAAGCGTCGGCCCGCCGTCTTTTTATCATCGCACAAGGACAACCGGACGCGCAGCGTTTAAAGTGGCTCTGAAATTCCTGGTCCGTCTCAGGAGGACTTCACCTGCCGGGAAACTGTTCAGACAATCGTGCCCTACAGCCGCGTGCAGCCCACTCCTTGTCTTCTTTTAAAGTCTATCTTCAGCCAGTTATGGCGAACGGTTGTGTGTTTCACCAGTTTCACTAAATTTAATATTTCACGAAATTTATTCCTTGgtggtggttttgtttttttttgttttttttctgtgtgttttgtgttctttgAATATTTTAAGACTTTGAGAGTATGTTAAAGGGCTCTAGCGCAGACTGTAGATCCGAGGTTTAGTCTGTTCATGTATTGCACACTACAAATAAAACACTATGTTCCTGAGCATGTCCAACGCTTCAAATTAATATTGAATTAACATGTAGAGTAAGTCTGGAATCGCTGGGATCAATAAAGTATTTATGTATCGTGTCTGATTGTCATAGTAATTTAACAAAATTCCATAATACATTATCAAAAACACTGATGTCAGTTTTGACCACTTAAGAAATGCAGCTGCTAGATGATGGGAACGTTCTCCTATAAATCTCCCTCAGCTCTGATGTTGCAGGGAACGTGGTATATCTCCAGAAATAATGTCGTTCAGCCAAGTACAACGCTGCAACGGGACACTTCCAATAATTCACACTTAAATGTCAAGGCTCAGGACAGAaagtgcacagcacacggtgagcacagtgaaatgtgtcctctatttAACCGTCAcgcttggtgacagtgggcggccagggcaggcgcccgggaagcagtgtagggggacgatgctttgctcagtggcacctcggcagatcggggttcgaaccttctgattacggggccgcttccttaaccgctaggccaccactgtcgtTTTATTGGAAGGGTGACGCTGTATTGGAGTACTACTTgaaacaataatattaaatatggatcttttttttaaatacatataataatagGTAATAATTTCGAACTACAAAACGAAACTATAAATATTTTGCTGCATTGTTAATCGTCAGATTATACGAaaaaagtcgctctggagaaaaTGTGCGTCCTTCCGATAAAACGCTTTAGAACGTTATTAGTCGTTTTTTTCCCTCTGCATATACAGCGTTACGAACAGCGACGTGTGCAGTTCGGCCTCCGACCGGCAGGTGGCGGCGCAGCTGAGGCGGAAgacggcgcggcggcggcggcggcggcggcggccgaggGAAGGCTGTTTTTTTTGACGCGTCTCGCCGCGGTGCTCCGCAGGAATctccggtccggtccggtcccgCCTCGCCGGGCCGCTCCGTCTCGTCCTTTTCTCCACAGTATTCCCGTTTCGCCGATTAAATGGTGTGAGCGGCCGCGGGAGCGTTAGCCGCGGGGTTAGCTTAGCTCAGCCCGCGTCGCCGCTGTAGGTGAAGCGGAACTTTGCTTCTTTTcgtgccgtttttttttattttttggggggaaatttTTTGACTCTGGGCGCCATGGACGGGAAACGCGAGTCGAGCCGCCAGcgcagcagcagtagcagcagcagcagcggcagcagcagcggcggcgagTCCGGCGAGAACAGCCCGTCCTCCCCCGCCAGCCCGGGCTCCGGGGCCGGAATGGCGGCGGGCGGCAACGCGTTCGCCAACGACGGCAGCTTCATGGAGATCTTCAAGCGGAAGATGGAAGAGGAGCGTCGGCGCCGGGAGCAGGCCGgcggctccggctccggctccggccCCGGGGGCGCGGCGGACGGGCCCAGGCCGAGCGGCGTGGCCAGCTTTGTAAGGGCTTCGGCAGCTTGCTGCCGCCAGAGAGAAGCGCCGGAACCGCGTTTGTAGCGTAATTGTGACGATGTCTCGCCGGTCTGTCCTGCGTCCGTGCCCGTGTAACGGTTACAGTCTTCTCCCCCTAACCCAGGTGGGGAAGCGGAGAGGCGGCGCCAGGCTGGCCCTGAAGACCGGCGTGGTGGCGAAGAAGCAGAAGCTGGAGCCCGAGGTGataaattctattttttatctatatacacacatctgtttaaaactgaacaaaattatatttgcagcatttaccacacgcccttatccagaacaacttacagtcagtagtgacagggacagtccccccctggagactaggctactaccactcgtttttttttttgtatgaaagttgagtcgtggcaactggactttctttaatgtaCAGACGTTTCTTTCTGCAGCcgcagaactttgtcaatccaGAACACTTAATGAGTAAGAACATTCATTTAAGGACCGTGTACCAGGTCAAATCACAGACAAAGTGGGCACCAGcttcaggttcaaaccccacttactaccatcgtgtccctgagcaggacacttaaccctgagtgtctccagggggggactgtccgtgtaactactgattgtaagttgctctggataagggcgtctggtgaatacTGTAAATGAAGTGAGGTCAAATAAAATCCAAGACGAAACCAGAACGTTCCTCCATGTTGCAATTAATGAaaccaaacaaatgaaaatctcttattctgccatttttttggtgtgttgcAGCACGAGGCGGGTAAAGGCGACGCCTGGACTAAGTATATGGCCGAGGTGAAAAAGTACAAAGCCCACCAGTGTGGAGACGATGACAAGACCAGGCCTCTGGTCAAATAGACTGTGTTTGTGGTGCAACCAGGACCTTCCGTAGTGCCGGGCCCGCGCCGTGCGAagcagggtgttttttttttttttttttttattattattatttttaaagctcACTTCTTCAGGCCTTGCCTCCAGGAGCCGTCCCGTAACATCTGGTGACCTGCGCGGCGGCCGCTCTCTTCCTGTACGTCGTTCTGATGCGGTGAAATATGTGGACGGggcttcaggttttttttttgtttgtttggtttttttttttgggtttggCTGGTTTTGCTTTTAGTCCCTCGTTCTGTATgtagcatcttttttttttttttgggttctgTCACTTGAATACATTGTTTAAAAGAAGCAAATTAAAATGCCATTCCTCGTTcctgtcgtgtgtgtgtgttttgaggcgaattaatattatttggaactttaacattattattaacagcATTAATTTATTTGGGGCAGGGGTGGCTTAGCCGGTGACTCATTGGGTTTttaatgtccccacacactgctccctgggtgcctgtcatagcacccactgctcaccaagggtgatggttaaatacagaggacacaactcactgtgtgctgcactgcagtgtctcacaacgaCTATCACGTCATTTGCAGCGTCTGGACCTTTAATATTCATATGCTAAATATtctcacaaaatgacattttcattataagttaagtgtcttgctcagggacacgatggtagtaagtggggtttgaacctgggtcttctggttcataggcgagtgtgttacccgctaggctaccaccacccttagCCATCCTGGTCGttctggatctggaatttgtccactTATGTTGTTCCCTCCTGTTTCTCCAGCTTTTTCTCTgcaggggttttttttttttctggaaaaaatgcCGGTTGGTAAACGGTGTTGCCGACGTTATTTgcgcgaatgcccgctcaactgctattagtgaaagtgaagtgatcgtcacatgtgatgcacagcacacggtgcacacagtgaaatttgtcctctgcatttaacccatcaccctgagttagcagtggtcacaatgacaggcgcccggggagcagtgtgtggggacggtgctttgctcagtggcacctcagtggcaccttggcggatcgggattcgaaccggcaaccttccgattaggcagtggtggcctagcggttaaggaagcagccccgtaaacagaagattgccggttcaaatcccaatcagggtgccaccaaggtccccaggtgcctgtcatggtcgGGATCAATTCAACCGCcagcggagtgtgtgtgtgtgtgtgtgtgtgtgagtaagtgaGTGTGCCTTTGTGTGCACGCGCAGCAGAAATTCAGGCGACAAACACATCAGTCATAACAATTTcaatgtttgtaaaaaaaaaaaaaaaaaaacggatcaTGACATCAGAGGGCAGTGGTCGTTTTTAAAATCAGACTGTAAAGATGCACAATTCATTTGAAAAAGTGATTATAAACCTGCACAAGATTTATTATTTTGCCCCGAGCCTCGGTTCTCCACCCGCGTTCCGCAGCAGGACGGGCGTCAGGAACACGGACCCAGAAATCCCAGTAAAAACTGTACAGAAGGTCCACAGTGATGAAGGTCTGACTGTAAACAGCAACACGTGATACTCGCTCCACTACTCACACGCGCCGGCTCCGTCTCAGAGCGGCTTCCTCTTCAGGTCCCCGGCCGGGTTCTGACCCACATCTGCAGCggagtgaagaagaagaagaaggagggatGAAAACCggaaacatttacatcatttatcagacgcccatatccagagcgacttacaaatcagtagttacagggacagtccccccctggagcaactatagggttaagtgtcttgctcagggacacaatggctactaccaccctatgaaaACGAAGATGGCCGCGGGCGCAGAGCGGGCGAACGCGTTACCTGAGAAAGCCAACTGCAAGTGTGGAGGCAGAGCAGCGTGGGACCCCGACTGGAGACCCTTTAACAGATCTGAGGAGGAGACACAGCGATGAGACGGGCGGCCGAGAGGGACACGAATACACGTCCACGGGGGCCGAAAACGCGGCTGCGGGCGGAGCCCGGACACCAAAGGAAACGCATGACATGAAGACGGAGGACGCGGGCGCCACAACTCActcggagggagggagaagccGGCGCTGTTGGTGACGGGCGGGGCCGGGGCGCCGGACGAGCCGGGGGGCTGGATGTTGAGCAGGGAGGGGAACTGGAAGGGCAGGGAGACGGGCACCAGGCCGCCGAGCATCCAGGGTCCGGCCGCGCCCAGCAGCCCGCTGGCCGACGCCTGAGGAGGGACGACAGTTGGTTACAGAAGTGACGTTGGGGCGGAGTCACGTACCGGCGTGGCGGCGGCTCACCTGCGACAGCTGGGGCGACGCGGCAGTCGTGGAAAGAGGGGACACGATCTTCGCCACCTGTCCAGTCCCACCCACGACCCTCTGCCGCTGGCCGACCCCGCTGGGGGAGGAGCCGGGCACGGTGGGCAGCTTGGACAGGGGCGACTGCGAGGGGGCGGAGCCGGGGACCTGAGAGGGTGTTTTCTGTCCCGCGGCGGGACCGTAGCCGCTCAGCGCCGCGGCCACTCCTGAGAGGGGCGGCCGGAACGCCGGGGTCTTGGACGAAGAGGAGGGGGACGGGGAGCTGGCGGCAGGGGAAGcctggtgcatgatgggaacgGTCTGGGGCGGCCGGGGCGGGCCGGGGGACGAGACCGTGGGGGTGGGGACGGGGGGTCGCGGTGTCAGCTTGATGATGGCCGAGCTGTGGGGGGACTTGGTGATGGTGGCCTGCATGGGGGTGATGAAGCTGGACTGCGGCTGCTgggctgctgattggctgttgatGGAAGGGGCGGAGGGAAGCGCCGCCCTCGGCGAGTCCTGAGTCGGGGGGCCTTTGGGCTGGGGGGCGGGCTGCGGGGTTTTGGTGGCCGGGACGTGCGGAGCAGGGAGAGCCGTTTTGCCACTCAGGGCTTTATGGGGACCTGGGGACACGAAGGATTTCTGCATGGGGGGCAGGAGGGGCGAGGCAGTGGGCGGCGGCCTCTGTTTCCCTGGAGGCGAGGAGGAAGGTTTTATCATGGACTTGGTTCCCATGGCAACTCCAGGCCGCGGGGAGACTGTTACAGAGTGTCTGTGAGGCATGGCCAGAGTCGCCACGCCCTTTATTTCACCCAACGCTTCATTGCGGGACACCGCGAGCGGAGAGCCGGCGATGTAGGGGGACGAGACGGATGGGCGGGGCATGGAGGTGGGAGGAACGGAGACAGAAGGCGAGGCAGAAGACGTGGGCACGTAGTGAGGACCGGAGCTGGGCGTGGCGCTCTTCTTCTGCAGGAGAGGCGAGGCATGCTGGGAGGGCGGGGCCGGCGGCCGCGCCCGGGGACCCTCCGGTGACGCCGGCCCATCGTTCTGGATGAGGCCTTTGGCGGCACTGCTGAGCACCGCCAGCGCCTGGGAGATGGACTCCAGGGACGGGGCGCTCAGGTCCTCGTCCAGAGAGTCCGACAGGCAGATGGGCTCGGAGGGGGACGGAGGGGGTCGGTGGGTGGAGCTTGGGGTGGATTCGGCCAATGGGGTCGACCTCTGGACCCAAACGGCATCCTGTGGAGAAATGCGCCACTTAAAATGAAACTGAtcacaaaatatttcatttcatctcCGGTTAATTGATAATTACAGCGTGATAAACACCTTGATTTTGGGTTTGGGAGGGGGGACGATCTTCTTCTTCGCTCTGAGGGACATGGGACGGACGAAGAAAGTATTATAAACCAGACAGACGGCATTAAAAAGCGAGGTGACGAACGAGCTGGGAACTCACGAGTTGCCAGTGAGGTGGCTGTGGGCCAGTCGGCTTTCTTTAAACAGCATCCTGAAAAAGACGCAAACGGTTACCCTCCAACATGCTAGGGCAGCTGAAGAGAGAGATCTCTTTTAGAATTTtggacatttctgtcttttaaatTACAGGCAATATTATAATCTTTTAAGAAACTGGATTTCAAGAACGGGAATAAGAGACATGAATCCAGAAAACTGCTTTGTAACGAcccatttaaagcatttaccggacgtccttatccagagcgccttccaaccagtagttacagggacagtccccccctggagacactcagggttaagtgtcttgctcagagacacgatggtagtaaatggggtttgaacctgggtctcctggtttataggcgagtgtgtcacccgcttggctaccaccacccttttGTTCATGAAGGTTTACGTTCTAAACTGAACGCACCTCGCCTGCATCCAGCCCTTGGGCCACAGCGGTTTGACCTCGGTCTCCAGGAAGGCTTTGAGGTAGTCCTCCGCCGACAGGGACGTCTGTCCCTCCAGCTCGTAGCAGCTCAGCTTCACCCGCACCAGGCTGCACAACAGATTCCTGCACACAGTTGAATACATTACAGCATTCGCATGGATCTGGACGCTCCTACTCACAAGTTACGGAGAATCCAGCGCTAGAAGCATATTcggtatttgttgtatgaggaggaagtgaagatgtgtttgatgaatctgttttttctgctttttaccttcatggcggtTTTGTTCACTATCgttcatcattaaaaaaaaaaaaaaatgtaaaaaaagttcaggactgttggaaaccgtccccgttgtccaacttaaggtggtggagagaagatgAGAGTGAAATTgtgcctgatttttttttattttaatttattgcgTATCCTCGTGTGTTTTTTCATAGTTCTGGGTCAAAATAAAAGATTGATAGATGAGTGTATACATACACGTCCATGCCTATGTAATTAGACCTGAGTTTCCATGACTTTTTCAATGACGAAggaaaatattctttattttgcagacgcttttatccaaagcgactaacAAGAgtacgacaccagcaattctcattcggtttctacagattttgagtttaaaaaaaaaaaaaaaacgaagcgCCCcaataaggcccaacttgtgaTGAATAAAACATGCTGGGAATTAAGTTCTAGACGtgactgtgtgtgcgtgagtgtgtctgaaatactttttgaacaagtgggttttcagctgcttcttaaaggtggtggtggtctcagctagttgaatggagcaggacaagttgtcccaccagccagggacaacgaaggagaacagagacgattgggatcggagaccccgtgaagagggaatttttagtctcgtttcttgtgcagatctgagagggcgtgtaGCAGGAGTGtgtctggctagtagtgtgttggtgtaagagggagaacttccatttacagccctgtaggcagcatttAAACTCTATGCGAACAGCTACCGGGAGAAGAGGCGGGACCATGAAAcgtcaaatttaccaaaatattgttaaacaaCCTATGACAATCAataaacaaattacaaaaacaatataaaagtaAAACTGATCGTAAAAGTGCTTTATAGTAGGTGGGCGGTGCCAGCGAGTACGAGCATTTCAACACGGCTAATTCCACACCTCGGTATTCGGCGGTGAAAGAGGCTCCGCCTTGGCCTCCATTTTCACATCGTTCCTGGAAATGAGGTCGCCCGACCCCCCCGAATCAGGCCCGAGTCCCACCAGTTTCAGGCAGAGAATTTACACGACTTTTAAAAGCAGACGAGCTGGAATACGGAATCGCTGCGGAAACATACTGTGGAGCTGCGCTGGTTTTAAACGTgttctggaaaattctctttccAAATTCCAGGCCTTTACCAACAACACACCCACCTGAGTTTGTCGTCCCATATGAACTTCTTCCTCGGCCCCATCACCCTCTTCCCTGGcttctcctcgtcctcctcctcggaCCCGttcttctccccctcctccgACTGCTGCCTGTTGGCGACACGCACAGGAGGGGTCGGAAGCGTCAGAGCGCCGCGCCGAACAGGCCCCCGCCGCGCCGGGACCCCCCAACTCACCGGGCCTTGGCCAGACAGTCCATGTTGTATCTGCCGATCTGCTCCGGCATCACGCTGCACACCGCCAGCTTCAAATTCATGAGGGGCGTCCGCACGCGGTCGTCCTGCAAGCCACCGAACAGGGTCGACACGTCACTTCACAGCCACAAACACCCACCGGACACGCGAGAGACCATACGAAGACCATACGAAGACCATACGCGATTCCAAACATTTTAGGTCTAGTGAGACACAGACTGACCAGACAGGCAGATGCATGGACGCcctcattacattttacatttacagcatttaccagacgtccttatccagagcgacttacagt
Protein-coding regions in this window:
- the trir gene encoding telomerase RNA component interacting RNase, coding for MDGKRESSRQRSSSSSSSSGSSSGGESGENSPSSPASPGSGAGMAAGGNAFANDGSFMEIFKRKMEEERRRREQAGGSGSGSGPGGAADGPRPSGVASFVGKRRGGARLALKTGVVAKKQKLEPEHEAGKGDAWTKYMAEVKKYKAHQCGDDDKTRPLVK
- the ubn2b gene encoding ubinuclein-2b, translated to MADPRKVPFVTLASFGAAPPADSRKRPREDETGTGGGRTGAGTFGSSAAARTVTVRLNLSLAEPSAQSSSEFNYGELIQASQVKKTPPGLTPLGLTPPGLTPLGLTPQGLTPSLDPSDPFADETKERQEVEALARKFESKYGNSGKKKKKDRIQDLVDIGYGYDETDPFIDNSEAYDELVPASLTTKLGGFYINTGTLQFRAASDSEGDESGNHFKKVNDGQEAVLKKRKKKQDGNSEEKKPAKNRVPKQGVSVLSRPEKKKQKKRKKLMADSLHLAAMLRRFSREKEELRKKNAASVKPAPGVPSANCANSYAYSANAAAAAAPDVSIADLTSDPAVMSLLGAAGDKEILQDLMVDLDFGLLDSPQPASPGENGGPAPAGQKAAGCSANRAGRSLVPPPPLPAGLPAPLTKRIEDLRAASRQFDEEGRKKFFTLDMNNILLDIELQVQEQPVPLRAAVYSHLEAFVPCNKEALLKRLKKLSLHVQDDRVRTPLMNLKLAVCSVMPEQIGRYNMDCLAKARQQSEEGEKNGSEEEDEEKPGKRVMGPRKKFIWDDKLRNLLCSLVRVKLSCYELEGQTSLSAEDYLKAFLETEVKPLWPKGWMQARMLFKESRLAHSHLTGNSAKKKIVPPPKPKIKDAVWVQRSTPLAESTPSSTHRPPPSPSEPICLSDSLDEDLSAPSLESISQALAVLSSAAKGLIQNDGPASPEGPRARPPAPPSQHASPLLQKKSATPSSGPHYVPTSSASPSVSVPPTSMPRPSVSSPYIAGSPLAVSRNEALGEIKGVATLAMPHRHSVTVSPRPGVAMGTKSMIKPSSSPPGKQRPPPTASPLLPPMQKSFVSPGPHKALSGKTALPAPHVPATKTPQPAPQPKGPPTQDSPRAALPSAPSINSQSAAQQPQSSFITPMQATITKSPHSSAIIKLTPRPPVPTPTVSSPGPPRPPQTVPIMHQASPAASSPSPSSSSKTPAFRPPLSGVAAALSGYGPAAGQKTPSQVPGSAPSQSPLSKLPTVPGSSPSGVGQRQRVVGGTGQVAKIVSPLSTTAASPQLSQASASGLLGAAGPWMLGGLVPVSLPFQFPSLLNIQPPGSSGAPAPPVTNSAGFSLPPNLLKGLQSGSHAALPPHLQLAFSDVGQNPAGDLKRKPL